One part of the Prionailurus bengalensis isolate Pbe53 chromosome B2, Fcat_Pben_1.1_paternal_pri, whole genome shotgun sequence genome encodes these proteins:
- the MUCL3 gene encoding mucin-like protein 3: protein MYSSGKSTTAPSDEVTRTPRRSERAGDHTIAANLRTTVASGTTMMKTTGRINRTSAIEKTTQIPATLREHRHSTISAHINITKSLENSLEHGKVATLPYEKTPGVPTESTKYGEETTSTNKKTTLTPQKSKKHGQNTTPDSRRTTRAPEGPTDYGEKTTPANGKTMRAPAGPKDHEKTTPANREVTRPVEGPKNHEKKTTTVNGKTTNAPESPKGHGEKTTSANGMITRTLEGPKDYGEKTTPANGKTMRAPSGFKDHEKITPANKEITRSPEGPKDHEKKTTTVNRKITSAPEGPKGHDEKTTSANGVTTSVPEGPKEHEEKTTRTPEGPKDHREKTTTVRKIISAPERSKNHEERTTSANGMITRAPEGPKEYGKKTTRTLEGPKGSGEKTTPANGKTTGAPEGPENHGGKTTRALERTKDHREKNTLANGKTTRAPEGPMDHREKTTRTLEGIKDYGEKTTLANGKTMSAPEGPKDHGKTTPANRETTRALKVPKHHGEKTTTVNRKTTRALGGPNDHKEKTTLANGKTTRVPEGSKDDGGKTTRALQGSKDHGEKTTRALKGPKDQREKTTSANGKTTRAPEGPRNHGEKTTLANGMTTRAPEVPTDHGEKTTPTNRETTRAPEGPKDNGEKTTLANRMTTRAPEGPKDHEGKTTRALEEPKNHGEKNTTVNGKTTRAPGIPTDHGEKIISANSNITRAPERPKEHGENATPANKKTRTQAKSIKATLATETTKPPRKSKESVGKNTASTETIRPPFNVTGDKSVTNTSPGSNKTDVTHGVPIGSFTLTTSHIKLSSIMSEAPGNQNHPYQNKDGSQGGLRAGGMRENDSFPAWAIVIVVLVAVILFLVFLGLIFLIACTMKTRRALVQNTEDNDPEDDGGPNSYPVYLMEQQTLGKGQIPSPR, encoded by the exons ATGTATTCCTCAGGCAAAAGCACAACAGCCCCATCAGATGAGGTTACAAGAACCCCACGAAGGTCAGAAAGAGCTGGAGATCATACAATAGCTGCTAATCTCAGAACTACAGTTGCCTCAGGCACAACGATGATGAAGACTACAGGACGTATAAACAGGACATCAGCCATTGAAAAGACCACACAAATACCAGCAACACTTAGAGAACATAGACACAGCACCATATCAGCTCATATAAATATCACAAAATCACTAGAAAACTCACTAGAACATGGAAAAGTAGCCACATTGCCTTATGAGAAGACTCCGGGAGTCCCAACAGAATCTACAAAATATGGAGAAGAGACTACATCAACCAATAAGAAAACCACACTAACCCCCCAAAAGTCCAAGAAACATGGACAGAATACCACTCCAGACAGCAGAAGGACCACAAGGGCCCCAGAAGGGCCCACTGACTATGGTGAGAAGACAACCCCCGCCAATGGGAAGACCATGAGAGCCCCAGCAGGGCCCAAGGACCATGAGAAGACCACCCCAGCCAACAGGGAGGTCACAAGACCCGTGGAAGGGCCTAAGAATCATGAGAAGAAGACCACTACAGTCAACGGGAAGACCACAAATGCCCCAGAAAGCCCCAAGGGTCATGGGGAGAAGACTACATCAGCCAACGGGATGATCACAAGAACCCTAGAAGGGCCCAAGGACTATGGGGAGAAGACCACCCCAGCCAATGGGAAGACCATGAGAGCCCCATCAGGGTTCAAGGACCATGAGAAGATCACCCCAGCCAACAAGGAAATCACAAGATCCCCGGAAGGGCCTAAGGATCATGAGAAGAAGACCACTACAGTCAACAGGAAGATCACAAGTGCCCCAGAAGGCCCCAAGGGACATGATGAGAAGACTACATCAGCCAATGGGGTGACCACAAGTGTCCCAGAAGGGCCCAAGGAACATGAGGAAAAGACCACAAGAACTCCAGAAGGGCCCAAGGACCACAGGGAGAAGACCACCACAGTCAGGAAGATCATAAGTGCCCCAGAAAGGTCCAAGAACCATGAGGAAAGGACTACATCTGCCAATGGGATGATCACAAGAGCCCCAGAAGGCCCCAAGGAATATGGGAAGAAAACCACAAGAACCCTAGAAGGGCCCAAGGGCTCTGGTGAGAAGACAACGCCAGCTAATGGGAAGACCACGGGAGCCCCAGAAGGGCCTGAGAACCATGGGGGAAAGACCACTAGAGCCCTAGAAAGGACCAAGGACCACAGGGAGAAAAACACCCTGGCCAATGGGAAGACAACAAGAGCCCCAGAAGGGCCCATGGACCATAGGGAGAAGACCACTAGAACCCTAGAAGGGATCAAAGACTATGGTGAGAAGACAACCCTAGCCAATGGGAAGACGATGAGTGCCCCAGAAGGGCCCAAGGACCATGGGAAGACCACCCCAGCCAACAGGGAGACCACAAGAGCCCTGAAAGTTCCCAAGCATCATGGGGAGAAGACCACCACAGTCAACAGGAAGACCACTAGAGCCCTAGGGGGGCCCAATGACCATAAGGAGAAGACCACCCTGGCCAATGGTAAGACCACAAGAGTCCCAGAAGGGTCCAAGGATGATGGGGGTAAGACCACCAGAGCCCTACAAGGGTCCAAGGAC CATGGGGAGAAGACCACCAGAGCCCTAAAAGGGCCCAAGGACCAGAGGGAGAAGACCACCTCAGCCAACGGGAAGACCACAAGAGCTCCAGAAGGGCCCAGGAACCACGGGGAGAAGACTACACTGGCCAATGGGATGACCACGAGAGCCCCAGAAGTTCCTACAGACCATGGGGAGAAAACCACCCCAACCAACAGGGAGACCACAAGAGCCCCAGAAGGGCCCAAGGACAATGGGGAGAAAACAACACTGGCCAATAGGATGACCACGAGAGCCCCAGAAGGCCCCAAGGACCATGAGGGGAAGACCACTAGAGCCCTAGAAGAGCCCAAGAACCATGGGGAGAAGAACACAACGGTCAATGGGAAGACCACAAGAGCCCCAGGAATTCCCACAGACCATGGGGAGAAGATCATCTCGGCCAACAGCAATATCACAAGAGCCCCAGAGAGGCCCAAAGAACATGGAGAAAATGCCACTCCAGCCAATAAGAAGACAAGAACTCAAGCCAAATCTATAAAGGCCACATTGGCCACTGAGACCACAAAACCCCCAAGAAAATCTAAAGAAAGTGTAGGAAAAAACACAGCTTCCACAGAGACTATAAGACCTCCATTCAATGTCACAGGAGACAAATCTGTCACTAATACCTCTCCTGGTTCAAATAAAACTGATGTTACCCATGGGGTACCCATTGGTTCTTTTACACTCACCACATCTCACATAAAGCTGAGTTCCATCATGTCAGAAGCCCCAGGCAACCAAAACCATCCATATCAGAACAAAGATGGCTCACAGGGAGGTCTTCGTGCTGGAGGAATGAGGGAGAATGATTCATTCCCTGCATGGGCCATAGTTATTGTGGTCCTGGTGGCTGTGATTCTCTTCCTGGTGTTCCTTGGCCTTATCTTCTTG ATTGCCTGTACAATGAAAACACGCCGTGCACTGGTCCAAAACACAGAGGACAATGACCCAGAGGATGATGGGGGCCCTAATTCCTACCCAGTCTACCTGATGGAGCAGCAGACTCTTGGCAAGGGCCAGATCCCTTCCCCACGGTGA